Proteins encoded by one window of Acetivibrio thermocellus ATCC 27405:
- a CDS encoding DUF4363 family protein → MYSAKVLTGLAFLCAVIIGVSLYTSSVFSKDAKTLEERINVIEENISKSDWTSAEKNLKAIEEEWGKMEKAWTVFLDHEEIDNIDTSLVRISKYIETKNTSMAMSEIAVLRQFVKHIPENESLSLKNIF, encoded by the coding sequence ATGTATTCAGCAAAAGTATTAACCGGACTTGCATTTTTGTGCGCCGTAATAATAGGCGTATCTCTTTACACATCCTCGGTTTTTTCGAAAGATGCAAAAACACTTGAAGAACGGATCAATGTGATTGAAGAAAATATAAGCAAATCCGACTGGACATCGGCTGAAAAAAATCTCAAGGCCATCGAGGAAGAATGGGGCAAGATGGAAAAAGCATGGACAGTTTTTCTTGATCATGAAGAAATAGACAATATTGACACATCCCTTGTGAGGATTTCGAAATATATTGAAACCAAAAACACCTCCATGGCCATGTCCGAAATTGCAGTGCTGCGCCAGTTTGTAAAGCATATTCCGGAAAACGAGTCCCTGTCTTTGAAAAATATTTTCTGA
- a CDS encoding D-alanyl-D-alanine carboxypeptidase family protein, which yields MNERVYGDEFVEDEFASEVVIESVNVDESEELKPPRIEAKAAIVIDADTGRVLYEKDAYSRRAIASTTKIMTAIVAIENGNLDDKVKVSSRAASIWGSTIKLKPGEELTLKELLYGMMLRSGNDAALAVAEHVGGTVENFVKMMNDKARELGLKNTAFKTPHGLDVEGHYSTAYELAMLTRYALQNPVFAQIVATKSTTITNRSLYTTNEMLSLYPGADGVKTGYTGKAGRCLVTSATRDGFKIISVVLNCSSRSKRAESSKAILDYAFNNYKPYELLRANQELGRVKVYKGKKDSVPVVAVESIKMPLSREEKEKLRTELTLDETIKAPVYKGVEVGKIEFFVDGKLIGRSAVKTAEAVPEKSYGDYFREILDMWFKLARLNLSGVFAKSLNIMQ from the coding sequence TTGAATGAAAGGGTATACGGAGATGAATTTGTTGAAGATGAGTTTGCATCAGAGGTTGTTATTGAGTCTGTAAATGTGGATGAGAGTGAGGAGTTAAAGCCTCCCAGGATAGAAGCGAAAGCGGCGATAGTAATTGATGCCGATACCGGGAGGGTGTTGTATGAAAAGGATGCGTACTCAAGAAGGGCCATAGCCAGTACCACCAAGATAATGACGGCAATTGTGGCGATAGAGAACGGTAATCTCGATGACAAGGTCAAAGTCAGCAGCAGGGCTGCCAGTATCTGGGGTTCCACAATCAAGCTCAAACCGGGTGAGGAACTCACACTAAAGGAGCTTCTTTACGGTATGATGCTAAGGTCGGGCAATGATGCGGCATTGGCAGTGGCCGAGCATGTCGGGGGAACGGTGGAGAACTTCGTCAAGATGATGAACGACAAGGCAAGGGAGCTGGGACTTAAAAATACGGCGTTTAAAACACCTCATGGCCTGGATGTGGAAGGCCACTACTCCACGGCTTACGAGCTGGCCATGCTCACCCGGTATGCTTTACAGAATCCTGTTTTTGCCCAAATTGTGGCAACCAAGAGTACGACAATCACCAACCGCAGCTTATATACAACAAACGAAATGCTTTCTCTGTATCCCGGTGCGGACGGGGTAAAGACAGGATATACGGGAAAGGCAGGAAGATGCCTTGTGACATCGGCAACAAGGGATGGATTTAAGATAATTTCGGTGGTTTTGAACTGCTCAAGCAGAAGTAAAAGGGCGGAAAGCAGCAAGGCTATTCTTGATTATGCCTTCAACAATTACAAGCCTTATGAGCTTTTGAGGGCAAACCAGGAACTGGGACGAGTGAAGGTGTACAAGGGAAAGAAGGATTCGGTGCCCGTTGTTGCCGTGGAAAGCATCAAAATGCCTTTGAGCAGGGAAGAAAAGGAGAAACTTAGGACGGAGCTTACATTGGATGAGACAATAAAGGCGCCGGTGTACAAGGGGGTTGAAGTGGGGAAGATAGAGTTTTTTGTCGACGGAAAGCTTATTGGACGGTCGGCTGTAAAGACGGCCGAAGCAGTGCCGGAGAAAAGTTATGGGGATTATTTCAGGGAGATTCTGGATATGTGGTTTAAACTGGCAAGATTAAATCTTTCAGGTGTCTTTGCGAAATCCTTAAATATAATGCAATAG
- a CDS encoding DUF342 domain-containing protein, which yields MQHQTLYQDDFVEIFEQDNEVFIKTFKPGLPPKQLNEILSSLPQIQITSFNCLNDALNIVSPSPQKFGRLKERIAITVTPDELKAFVTFNLPREELDIKNRENLIKETYQVLKKKNINFGIKKELFFGDLESGKKYLIAEGVPAVDGEDCKIRMYELEEPRPEIREDGKANYYELKLINKVKAGDWLGERIDATEGFPGKTVYGTTIHPVRGKNYPLSYDKNTVYEVVQNKKVVLYSKIDGAVHYDGNKITVSNHLEIDGDVDFKTGNIIFDGYVTIKGTVTDGFYVEATKDIEINSPLGLGNVKGIKSREGSIYIKGGISSKSFSEISARKNIYTKFVDNVKLSCGGTAHIGFYCINSMVEAKEVFIESIKGNIMGGQVKAEVKITVPVLGSPLEPRTVLILTGFDRKKLSKMLEDIVDRIDRIKEEQMDIKLYLSKQDPFKEMTSRETAEYNSKMQRMSELKAELKSLEEEKKNIARYLKTKGEGEIAITKKVYPNCSIIIKNIQTEIKEPCLATTFFAADGEIKRV from the coding sequence ATGCAACATCAAACACTGTACCAGGATGACTTTGTAGAAATTTTCGAACAAGACAACGAAGTTTTCATCAAAACATTCAAACCCGGTCTTCCGCCAAAACAATTAAATGAAATATTGTCGTCACTTCCCCAGATACAAATAACGAGCTTCAACTGCCTTAACGACGCCCTAAACATCGTTTCCCCGTCCCCCCAAAAATTCGGCCGGTTAAAGGAAAGAATCGCCATAACTGTTACCCCGGACGAATTAAAAGCTTTCGTCACTTTCAACTTACCCAGGGAAGAACTGGATATTAAAAACCGCGAAAATCTAATAAAAGAAACCTATCAAGTTTTGAAGAAAAAAAACATAAACTTTGGAATAAAAAAAGAATTGTTCTTCGGTGATTTGGAAAGCGGAAAAAAATATCTCATAGCTGAAGGAGTACCTGCCGTTGACGGGGAAGACTGCAAAATCAGGATGTACGAACTTGAAGAGCCCAGACCTGAAATAAGAGAGGACGGAAAAGCAAACTACTATGAATTGAAGCTGATTAACAAGGTCAAGGCCGGAGACTGGCTCGGTGAGCGCATTGACGCAACCGAAGGTTTCCCGGGGAAAACCGTATATGGCACCACTATTCATCCTGTAAGAGGAAAAAATTATCCTCTTTCCTATGATAAAAATACCGTTTACGAAGTGGTACAAAACAAGAAAGTTGTCCTATATTCAAAAATAGACGGTGCCGTACACTATGACGGCAATAAAATCACCGTGTCGAACCATCTTGAAATTGACGGTGACGTGGACTTTAAAACTGGCAACATAATTTTTGACGGATATGTAACCATTAAAGGTACCGTCACCGACGGATTCTACGTTGAAGCCACAAAAGACATAGAAATAAACAGCCCGTTGGGACTTGGAAACGTCAAGGGAATAAAAAGCCGTGAAGGAAGCATCTACATAAAAGGCGGAATATCGTCAAAAAGTTTCTCGGAAATTTCTGCCAGGAAAAACATTTACACAAAGTTTGTGGACAATGTCAAATTATCCTGCGGCGGCACCGCCCACATAGGTTTTTATTGCATAAACAGCATGGTTGAAGCAAAAGAAGTGTTTATTGAATCAATAAAAGGAAACATAATGGGAGGTCAGGTAAAAGCGGAAGTAAAAATTACCGTACCTGTTTTAGGTTCGCCGCTGGAACCAAGAACCGTACTCATTCTTACAGGCTTTGACAGAAAAAAACTTTCAAAAATGCTGGAAGACATAGTTGACAGAATAGACAGAATAAAAGAGGAACAAATGGACATAAAGCTGTATTTGTCAAAACAAGACCCCTTTAAAGAAATGACTTCCCGGGAGACAGCGGAATACAATTCAAAAATGCAGAGGATGTCCGAACTTAAAGCAGAGCTTAAATCCTTGGAAGAAGAAAAAAAGAATATTGCAAGATATTTAAAAACAAAAGGCGAAGGTGAAATAGCCATAACAAAAAAGGTTTATCCCAACTGTTCAATAATTATAAAAAATATACAAACCGAAATAAAGGAGCCTTGCCTTGCAACAACCTTTTTTGCAGCCGACGGCGAAATTAAACGTGTTTAG
- a CDS encoding DUF421 domain-containing protein → MLIIVVRTLILYILVVIIMRIMGKRQIGQLQPFELVIAIMISELAAVPMQDKRIPLINGIIPILTLLFAQITFSFIGLKSTRARAIICGRPSILIQNGKINEAELRKEMYSVNDLLEQLRIKNIYNIADVEFALLETNGQLSVIPKSQKRPVSPEDLNIPTKYEGLSLDIIVDGEISHENLKLANLDVNWLNDTLSKFGINNPKDVLLASLDSEGKLYYQLKERRNN, encoded by the coding sequence GTGTTAATAATTGTCGTAAGAACTTTGATACTTTATATACTTGTAGTAATTATCATGAGAATTATGGGCAAACGCCAGATTGGACAGCTTCAGCCCTTTGAGCTGGTTATTGCAATAATGATATCGGAACTTGCCGCAGTGCCCATGCAGGATAAAAGAATACCTTTGATAAACGGCATAATTCCAATACTTACTCTGTTATTCGCCCAGATAACCTTTTCTTTTATAGGTCTGAAAAGTACCAGGGCCAGAGCCATAATCTGCGGCAGACCCAGTATTTTAATTCAAAACGGCAAAATAAACGAAGCGGAACTCAGAAAAGAGATGTACTCCGTAAACGACCTGCTTGAGCAGCTTAGAATTAAAAACATATACAATATAGCCGATGTTGAGTTTGCACTTTTGGAAACCAACGGGCAGCTCAGTGTCATACCCAAATCACAAAAAAGGCCCGTAAGCCCTGAGGACCTCAATATACCTACAAAATATGAAGGTTTGTCCCTGGACATTATTGTTGACGGCGAGATAAGCCACGAAAACCTCAAACTTGCCAACCTTGATGTAAACTGGCTGAATGACACGCTTTCCAAATTCGGGATAAACAATCCGAAGGACGTGCTTTTGGCAAGCCTTGACTCTGAAGGCAAACTCTATTATCAGCTTAAAGAAAGGAGAAATAACTAA
- a CDS encoding ABC transporter permease: protein MRISDILGMTFKNLMRRKIRTLLTLTGVLIGTTSIAVMMSIGVGMDRAFESQFSRMGSLNTITVTGYYYSDGGSDYYYSVSGGTGNQKRLDDKAVRDFEQIEGVEAVMPQLRAYLKFVSGRYVAGVNVVGVDPSKMRIFGFEVSEGRLLNEDDKGAIVFGSQVPYHFYNPRAVGRNRVFIIGGKNSEDPPVNVFEDRLIMTFDYFYGESHANQQGSIRRKTYKVQGVGILKESGEYNYSAFINIDYLKKLMQENEREEKRIAASLAAGNEGSVGYYNASYSSNRLSSQNPTYETVLVKVADVNKVEEVENKIKEMGFGAYSLADARNEMKKTMAVVQAILGAIGAISLLVASLGITNTMYMSIYERTKEIGIFKVLGCYLKDIRGMFLLEAALIGFFGGTIGIGFSYAISAIINAIVAGAVPNMEGASISVIPLWLALAALAVAVLVGLLAGYFPSKRAMRLSALDAIRNE from the coding sequence ATGAGAATATCTGACATATTGGGAATGACGTTTAAAAACCTGATGAGAAGAAAAATCAGAACTCTGTTGACCCTCACAGGTGTGTTGATTGGGACGACGTCCATTGCTGTAATGATGTCAATAGGGGTCGGGATGGACAGAGCCTTTGAAAGCCAGTTCAGCAGGATGGGAAGTCTGAATACTATAACTGTCACCGGTTATTATTACTCGGATGGAGGCAGTGATTATTATTACTCGGTGAGTGGCGGCACTGGGAATCAAAAAAGACTTGACGACAAGGCAGTCAGGGATTTTGAACAGATTGAAGGAGTCGAAGCTGTTATGCCGCAGCTTAGGGCATATCTCAAGTTTGTATCGGGAAGGTATGTGGCTGGTGTGAATGTTGTCGGAGTTGACCCGTCAAAAATGAGGATATTTGGATTTGAGGTGTCCGAGGGAAGGCTTTTAAATGAAGATGACAAAGGAGCAATTGTTTTTGGAAGTCAGGTGCCTTACCATTTTTACAATCCCAGGGCCGTCGGAAGAAACAGGGTATTTATAATAGGAGGAAAAAATAGTGAAGACCCTCCTGTAAATGTGTTCGAAGACAGACTTATTATGACTTTTGACTATTTTTACGGGGAAAGCCATGCAAATCAGCAGGGAAGTATCAGAAGAAAGACCTACAAGGTTCAGGGAGTGGGAATTCTCAAAGAAAGCGGAGAATACAACTATTCCGCTTTTATCAACATAGATTACCTGAAAAAGCTTATGCAGGAAAATGAAAGGGAGGAAAAGAGAATAGCCGCATCTTTGGCGGCAGGCAATGAAGGCAGTGTTGGTTATTATAACGCATCTTACAGCAGCAATAGGCTGTCTTCCCAGAATCCAACCTATGAGACGGTATTGGTAAAAGTTGCCGACGTAAACAAGGTTGAAGAGGTGGAAAACAAGATAAAAGAAATGGGATTTGGTGCTTACAGTCTTGCAGATGCAAGGAACGAGATGAAGAAGACGATGGCTGTGGTTCAGGCTATTTTGGGAGCCATAGGAGCTATTTCTCTTCTTGTCGCATCTTTGGGAATAACCAACACAATGTATATGTCCATATATGAAAGAACCAAGGAAATTGGCATATTCAAGGTTTTGGGCTGCTACCTTAAAGACATCAGGGGAATGTTTCTCCTTGAGGCCGCTTTGATAGGCTTTTTCGGAGGGACCATCGGAATAGGTTTCAGCTATGCAATTTCTGCAATTATCAATGCCATTGTTGCAGGAGCTGTACCTAATATGGAGGGAGCGTCAATATCAGTGATACCGCTGTGGCTGGCATTGGCAGCATTGGCAGTGGCAGTGCTTGTAGGCCTTCTTGCAGGATATTTCCCTTCCAAACGGGCTATGAGGCTTAGCGCATTGGATGCAATAAGGAATGAATAA
- a CDS encoding sodium:calcium antiporter — protein sequence MWINLIQILMSLALILISCEFFTNGIEWLGRKIGVGDGVVGSIFSAVGTCLPETMIPIIAILFLGEDKKSVDVGVGAILGAPFMLSTLALFVVGVGVVLFRSRRGSMALNVNSDIVSRDISFFIVAYSVGVTTAFINIRFIRVIVSAFLVATYIYYIILTVRRDSVNHGYLDKLYLTKILGFKNNVPDILLQIGIALAGIIFGANVFVTNMETVSEYIGITPLILSLIVTPIVTELPEKFNSIIWIARKKDTLALGNITGAMVFQSCIPVSIGILATPWRLSSHIIVSSVMATLSAATVYFWIEDKGKLNLVPLFAGGAFYALFIVSLFIKG from the coding sequence ATGTGGATAAATTTGATTCAAATACTTATGTCCCTTGCCCTGATTTTAATAAGCTGCGAATTTTTTACAAACGGTATTGAGTGGCTGGGAAGAAAGATCGGTGTTGGAGACGGTGTTGTAGGAAGTATATTTTCGGCCGTAGGCACATGCCTTCCGGAAACAATGATCCCGATTATTGCAATACTATTTTTGGGAGAGGATAAAAAGTCAGTGGATGTGGGAGTGGGCGCTATTCTGGGAGCTCCCTTTATGCTGAGTACCCTTGCATTATTTGTGGTTGGTGTGGGTGTTGTTTTGTTCAGGTCAAGAAGGGGAAGTATGGCATTGAATGTCAACAGCGACATTGTAAGCCGGGACATCAGTTTTTTTATTGTGGCTTACAGTGTGGGAGTGACAACCGCCTTTATAAATATCCGATTCATAAGGGTAATTGTTTCTGCGTTTCTTGTGGCAACGTACATTTATTATATTATTTTGACGGTAAGGCGAGACAGTGTGAACCATGGATATTTGGATAAACTTTATCTGACAAAAATTCTGGGTTTTAAAAACAATGTGCCGGATATTTTACTTCAGATTGGAATTGCCCTTGCGGGCATAATTTTCGGGGCCAATGTTTTTGTGACAAACATGGAAACAGTTTCGGAGTATATAGGTATTACCCCTCTTATCCTGTCTTTGATAGTGACACCTATAGTAACGGAGCTTCCGGAGAAGTTCAACAGCATTATCTGGATAGCCAGAAAAAAAGACACTTTGGCTTTGGGAAATATAACGGGGGCAATGGTGTTTCAGAGCTGCATACCGGTGTCAATCGGAATTCTTGCAACACCATGGAGGCTAAGCTCCCATATTATAGTGAGTTCTGTAATGGCCACTTTGTCCGCAGCCACAGTATATTTTTGGATAGAAGACAAAGGAAAGCTCAACCTTGTTCCACTGTTTGCGGGCGGCGCATTTTATGCCCTCTTTATTGTCTCTCTGTTTATTAAAGGATAA
- a CDS encoding MGDG synthase family glycosyltransferase, translating into MIKNILILSSNNTGHGHKSITESLLEQFSHYPDVNVHVIDGFTLAGNFGLRIGKLYGSVTRNAKELWKLVWELSLKKPSLLNDFTEVAIKDNFLKLICNIKPDLILSVHPNFNGSVLNILEDYNIKVPFVTLLADIVSITPLWADPRADYIICPSKESKFKCLEFGVSESKLIETGFPVRQKFLKHLEKNGENNTQNIKKYTGDRPLECLIMSGGEGSGNMSRIASILLKNFNCRVKIVTGRNRLLKRRLERTIGERFGDRVEIYGFTENIQDLMLSSDIAFTRGSPNVMMEAVACNVPLIITGNLPGQEEGNPAYMQKYNLGVVCKDVRKLRHTVNELLENNGEKLNRIKQSQKEFLNPNVAKEIVSFLLSIDKQEEPCFPEDLFSGDFPRFWELHKRISMSHNKKIILKRHKKIGTKQK; encoded by the coding sequence ATGATTAAGAATATTCTTATATTATCTTCGAACAATACGGGGCATGGCCACAAGAGCATAACCGAATCCCTGCTGGAACAGTTTTCCCATTATCCCGACGTCAATGTCCATGTGATTGACGGTTTTACCCTGGCAGGAAATTTTGGCCTTAGAATCGGGAAACTTTACGGTTCCGTCACAAGAAATGCAAAAGAACTGTGGAAACTGGTGTGGGAATTATCTTTAAAAAAACCCAGTCTGTTAAACGACTTTACTGAAGTTGCTATTAAAGATAACTTTTTGAAACTCATATGCAATATCAAACCGGATCTTATACTGTCGGTGCATCCAAACTTCAACGGTTCGGTACTGAACATTCTCGAAGACTATAACATTAAAGTTCCCTTTGTAACGCTGCTGGCAGACATTGTAAGTATTACTCCCCTCTGGGCGGATCCAAGGGCTGACTATATCATATGCCCTTCAAAAGAATCAAAGTTTAAATGCCTTGAGTTCGGGGTTTCGGAATCAAAGCTTATTGAAACGGGATTTCCGGTAAGGCAGAAGTTTTTGAAACATCTTGAAAAAAACGGCGAAAACAATACGCAGAACATTAAAAAATACACCGGCGACAGGCCTTTAGAATGCCTTATCATGAGCGGCGGCGAAGGTTCCGGAAATATGAGCAGAATCGCATCGATACTGCTTAAGAATTTCAACTGCCGGGTTAAAATAGTCACAGGCCGTAACAGACTCTTAAAAAGAAGGCTCGAGCGCACCATCGGGGAACGATTCGGCGACAGGGTTGAAATATACGGTTTTACCGAAAACATTCAAGATCTTATGCTATCCTCCGATATTGCTTTCACCAGGGGCAGCCCGAATGTCATGATGGAAGCAGTTGCCTGCAATGTTCCCCTTATTATCACAGGCAATCTCCCCGGTCAGGAAGAAGGCAATCCCGCCTACATGCAAAAGTACAATCTTGGTGTTGTATGCAAAGACGTCAGAAAATTAAGGCATACAGTCAACGAACTTCTTGAAAACAACGGTGAAAAACTGAACAGAATAAAACAGTCTCAAAAAGAGTTTTTAAATCCAAATGTTGCAAAAGAAATCGTAAGCTTCCTTTTAAGCATAGATAAACAAGAGGAACCCTGCTTCCCTGAAGATTTGTTTTCCGGCGATTTCCCTAGATTTTGGGAATTACACAAAAGAATATCGATGTCGCACAACAAAAAAATAATACTCAAAAGGCATAAAAAAATCGGAACGAAGCAAAAATAA
- a CDS encoding alpha/beta-type small acid-soluble spore protein, giving the protein MAKNSRSKTQFENMKYEIAKEVGVNLKQGYNGDLTAREAGKIGGNIVKKVFQSYTGNSYPSERLGDTSR; this is encoded by the coding sequence ATGGCTAAGAACAGCAGAAGCAAAACTCAATTCGAAAACATGAAGTATGAAATAGCCAAGGAAGTAGGAGTTAACTTAAAGCAGGGTTACAACGGAGACTTAACTGCAAGGGAAGCAGGTAAAATAGGTGGAAACATCGTTAAGAAAGTATTCCAGTCCTATACCGGAAACAGCTATCCTTCAGAACGTTTAGGCGATACTTCCAGGTAA
- a CDS encoding rRNA methyltransferase, with amino-acid sequence MKENQIKNAELMKEVINVLAAEILKTYKVDRSSLFELLSDSVMSNKDLIDIIEKETDFKKVARTRVYKDFSNKVKRNLYNQLRRYYQDADDVDKIVDKFKELQTGSEESKNYIKSLLQYHVSTRERMTDFDNFYDPIKKYILESEKIIDIGCGLNPLMVPFNSDGSKVVKYIAADRDKKSVKIIEAYSAWLGDGRLIGVNWDLKEGWQELFKKTGVESYDLALIMKVVPVVKRQQRELLSVLKETPANLLFITGSKTSMTKNSSIEKRERRDINNFIDECGYTKLLEFDKNEEFGWLVKKNYR; translated from the coding sequence TTGAAAGAAAATCAAATCAAAAACGCGGAACTTATGAAAGAAGTTATTAATGTACTGGCGGCGGAAATATTAAAAACCTATAAAGTCGATAGAAGCAGCCTGTTTGAATTGCTCTCTGATTCTGTCATGTCAAATAAAGACTTGATTGATATTATTGAAAAAGAGACAGATTTTAAGAAGGTGGCCAGAACCAGAGTGTATAAAGATTTTTCCAATAAAGTAAAACGTAATTTGTATAATCAGCTCAGAAGATATTATCAGGATGCGGATGATGTTGATAAAATAGTGGACAAGTTTAAGGAATTGCAAACCGGAAGCGAGGAAAGCAAAAATTATATAAAAAGTCTGCTTCAGTATCATGTAAGTACCAGGGAGCGCATGACTGACTTTGACAACTTTTACGACCCTATAAAAAAATATATTTTGGAATCTGAAAAAATAATTGATATTGGATGTGGTTTAAATCCTCTTATGGTTCCTTTTAACAGTGATGGCAGCAAGGTTGTGAAATATATCGCTGCTGACAGGGATAAGAAGTCTGTTAAAATTATTGAGGCATATTCTGCCTGGCTGGGTGACGGCAGACTTATAGGAGTAAATTGGGATTTGAAGGAAGGCTGGCAGGAACTGTTTAAAAAAACAGGTGTTGAATCATATGATTTGGCCCTTATAATGAAAGTTGTGCCTGTTGTCAAAAGGCAGCAGCGTGAATTGCTGAGTGTATTAAAAGAAACACCTGCCAATTTGTTGTTTATTACAGGGTCAAAGACTTCGATGACGAAAAACAGCAGTATTGAAAAGCGAGAGAGAAGAGATATCAATAACTTTATTGATGAATGTGGATATACAAAATTGTTGGAATTTGACAAAAATGAGGAATTCGGATGGCTGGTGAAAAAGAATTATCGTTGA